In a genomic window of Wyeomyia smithii strain HCP4-BCI-WySm-NY-G18 chromosome 1, ASM2978416v1, whole genome shotgun sequence:
- the LOC129719021 gene encoding diacylglycerol kinase theta isoform X3 — translation MAGGEHSFGRKTFHKPTYCHHCSDLLWGLIGQGYICEVCNFIVHEKCVTNVITPCLGVAPYLIRNPVAHCWSEPSHHKRKFCSVCRKRLDETTAVHCLICEYFAHVECQDFAIPDCKENATYVPGKELGHVKHQHHWREGNLPQSSKCALCKKACWSYECLTGYRCEWCGTTTHGGCRNNIPSECTFGTLQPIYLPPHAVSIPRTEVPMEAIIGVQNKNKGTPGMQRDYSCPELWTLGHPDYEDQTESNSIGYKLPVFTFFDDDCDGSEFSSRQRFPSENDLLFLDADYGSSFEGKQQLRPLPSRNLIHPAMRRAKLAPKDTVMRSKSFQGQSIPKRLKILPKPRLFLRVKDRPKKRSPLCSNDSIRSFANPSPRPSISKISSNVTSASTSATASAMTIQTDDTGAGGCDEDGGTDCCWHAATNGQQDGLLVPAAEKLGHHALAVPQRNGGERRVFSYDDVSSFVFIDDDVGDPVMDYRNEVGAPLAAESTELAAFAIARGVVVASEDDDSSGAVRAPVDASSSSSGGGVGSKSGARLDDCKMVPEASAGDDKENRRGHLLGRIYRRMRKCSMGWSKTGCRVRRARSISEEISDNARCDDLPKAESSSGTHSKPDSAHKGDKDKDKKDKEKEERDEETIKVFDGNCSYRRRIFRAITVPRTCSLDQLLTTALRAFHIARDSNLFFLTDLYGEEVRLQDPTPVLDLHRVEGKRPAIYLRFRDRENDHGFVRVYPGKLQVENAYVNIPVDNDTTVKDLIGESLKKFGLQGHQIEDYRCSEILLDRGVTERVLSWNERPWEIMKQLGKDSIRQMEMMRFYLQLKQDPHGPNLALFVGNLPPGLSQRNYEHILTEFLGFENKFSSIGPIYYEYGSLVITYENASKAVRAFQALRESKYEEKHLLVLLLPNIEHSMVPSGVQPLLVFVNVKSGGCQGLELISSFRKLLNPYQVFDLDNGGPLPGLYVFRHIQDYKILVCGGDGTIGWVLQCLDNVGQDSQCSSPPCAIVPLGTGNDLARVLRWGAGYTGGEDPLNLLRDVIDAEEIRLDRWTVVFHPEDKPEDAAPKPQANSAVVGATQSEDNSQIFVMNNYFGIGIDADLCLDFHNAREENPNKFKSRLHNKGVYVTMGLRKMVGRKMVKELHKELRLEVDGKVVDLPPVEGIIILNILSWGSGANPWGPEKEDQFSKPNHWDGMLEVVGVTGVVHLGQIQSGLRSAMRIAQGGHIKIHLHSDIPVQVDGEPWVQSPGDVVVLKSALKATMLKKIKSKRRLTEPHIQPAVAGLSHGGPPENGDRDKDALSGA, via the exons TTTGCAACTTCATAGTTCACGAAAAATGCGTGACAAATGTGATAACACCATGCCTAGGTGTCGCGCCGTATCTGATCCGAAATCCTGTCGCACACTGCTGGTCCGAGCCATCGCATCATAAACGAAAGTTCTGCTCGGTCTGCCGCAAACGTCTGGATGAAACCACCGCTGTACATTGTTTGA TTTGTGAGTATTTTGCGCACGTTGAGTGTCAGGACTTTGCGATTCCCGATTGCAAGGAAAATGCTACCTATGTGCCGGGGAAAGAACTGGGTCACGTCAAACACCAGCACCATTGGCGTGAGGGCAACCTGCCACAATCATCGAAATGTGCGCTGTGCAAAAAAGCGTGCTGGTCCTACGAATGCCTTACAG GTTATCGTTGCGAATGGTGCGGAACAACGACGCACGGTGGCTGCCGGAACAACATCCCATCGGAGTGTACCTTCGGTACGCTACAGCCAATCTACTTGCCACCGCATGCCGTCTCCATACCGCGAACTGAAGTGCCAATGGAAGCAATCATCGGAGTGCAGAACAAGAACAAGGGAACGCCCGGAATGCAGAGGGATTACTCATGTC CGGAATTGTGGACCCTTGGCCACCCGGACTATGAGGATCAGACGGAGAGTAACTCGATCGGGTACAAATTGCCAGTATTCACCTTTTTCGACGACGATTGTGATGGCAGTGAGTTCAGCAGTCGGCAACGTTTTCCGAGTGAAAACGATTTGCTATTTCTGGATGCGGACTATGGCTCTTCGTTCGAGGGAAAGCAACAGCTTAGACCTCTGCCCAGTAGAAACCTAATCCATCCGGCCATGCGGAGAGCGAAGCTAGCACCAAAAGACACGGTCATGCGAAGCAAGTCCTTTCAGGGTCAAAGCATTCCAAAACGTTTGAAAATATTACCTAAACCAAGACTGTTCCTTCGCGTCAAGGATCGACCGAAGAAGCGTTCCCCACTATGCAGCAACGATTCGATTCGGTCTTTCGCTAACCCATCCCCGAGGCCGTCGATATCGAAAATTAGTTCAAATGTGACGTCAGCGTCGACATCGGCCACGGCTTCCGCTATGACGATTCAAACGGACGATACCGGAGCTGGTGGGTGTGACGAAGATGGTGGAACTGACTGCTGTTGGCATGCTGCCACTAATGGCCAGCAGGATGGGCTGCTAGTACCAGCAGCAGAAAAGCTAGGTCACCATGCACTTGCGGTTCCGCAGCGAAACGGAGGAGAACGGAGAGTATTTTCCTACGATGACGTCAGCAGTTTTGTATTCATCGACGACGATGTCGGGGATCCTGTGATGGATTACCGGAACGAGGTGGGTGCACCGTTGGCTGCTGAATCAACCGAGTTGGCTGCATTTGCAATTGCTAGGGGTGTAGTTGTTGCAAGTGAGGATGATGACAGTAGCGGTGCAGTGCGAGCACCCGTTGATGCTAGCAGTAGTAGTAGTGGTGGTGGTGTCGGTAGCAAATCAGGTGCTAGATTAGATGACTGCAAGATGGTACCGGAAGCATCGGCAGGGGATGATAAGGAAAACCGACGAGGTCATTTGCTTGGCAGAATTTATCGTCGGATGCGAAAGTGTTCAATGGGATGGAGCAAAACGGGCTGTAGAGTGCGTAGAG CTCGCAGCATCTCAGAGGAAATAAGTGATAACGCACGCTGCGACGACCTACCGAAAGCGGAGAGCAGTTCTGGCACTCACTCGAAACCCGATTCTGCGCACAAAGGCGACAAAGATAAAGATAAGAAAGATAAGGAAAAAGAGGAACGTGATGAAG AAACAATCAAAGTCTTCGACGGCAACTGTTCATATCGACGAAGAATATTCAGAGCCATCACCGTACCTAGAACATGCTCGCTAGACCAATTACTGACAACCGCCTTGAGGGCCTTTCATATAGCCAGGGACTCGAAT CTCTTTTTTCTTACTGATTTGTACGGTGAAGAAGTAAGATTACAGGATCCGACACCGGTACTTGATCTGCACCGGGTGGAGGGTAAACGACCCGCAATCTATCTGCGATTTCG TGACCGCGAAAACGATCATGGCTTCGTGCGGGTTTACCCCGGAAAGCTGCAGGTGGAGAACGCGTACGTCAATATCCCGGTGGACAACGACACAACAGTGAAGGATCTGATCGGTGAATCGTTGAAGAAGTTCGGTCTCCAGGGGCACCAGATCGAGGACTACCGCTGTTCGGAGATCCTGCTAGACCGAGGTGTTACGGAGCGGGTACTGTCGTGGAACGAGCGTCCATGGGAGATCATGAAGCAGCTTGGGAAGGATTCGATTCGTCAGATGGAGATGATGCGGTTCTATCTGCAACTGAAGCAGGACCCGCATGGGCCGAATCTAGCGCTGTTTGTAGGCAATCTACCTCCGGGCTTGTCGCAGCGGAACTATGAACACATATTGACTGAATTCTTAGGTTTCGAGAACAAGTTTAGTAGTATCGGTCCGATCTACTACGAGTATGGATCGCTAGTGATAACCTACGAAAACGCATCCAAAGCT GTTCGTGCATTCCAAGCCTTGAGGGAATCGAAGTATGAGGAAAAACATCTGCTGGTACTGCTGTTACCGAACATCGAACATAGCATGGTTCCCAGTGGAGTTCAACCGCTGCTAGTGTTCGTCAACGTTAAGTCAGGTGGATGTCAAGGGCTAGAGCTTATTAGTAGTTTTCGTAAATTATTAAATCCATATCAAGTATTTGATTTGGATAATGGTGGACCACTGCCTGG ACTATATGTATTCAGACACATTCAGGATTATAAAATTTTAGTTTGTGGAGGCGACGGTACAATTGGCTGGGTGTTGCAGTGCTTGGACAACGTTGGCCAAGACTCACAATGTTCTAGTCCACCATGCGCTATTGTCCCACTTGGAACTG GAAACGATCTGGCGCGCGTACTTCGGTGGGGAGCAGGCTACACTGGCGGGGAAGATCCGCTGAATCTACTGCGAGACGTGATTGACGCCGAGGAAATTCGATTGGACCGGTGGACTGTGGTGTTTCATCCCGAGGACAAACCGGAGGATGCCGCTCCGAAACCACAGGCAAACTCAGCGG TTGTTGGCGCTACTCAGAGTGAAGATAACTCGCAGATATTCGTGATGAACAACTACTTCGGTATCGGTATCGACGCTGATCTGTGCCTGGACTTTCACAATGCCCGCGAGGAAAACCCGAACAAGTTCAAGTCGCGTCTGCACAACAAGGGCGTATACGTTACGATGGGTCTGCGCAAAATGGTTGGCCGCAAGATGGTCAAGGAGCTACACAAGGAGCTGCGGCTGGAGGTTGACGGCAAAGTGGTAGATTTGCCACCAGTCGAAGGGattattattttaaacattttaag CTGGGGCTCTGGAGCTAATCCGTGGGGACCTGAGAAGGAGGATCAGTTCAGCAAACCCAATCATTGGGATGGTATGCTGGAGGTCGTCGGTGTGACCGGAGTTGTTCATCTCGGTCAGATTCAGTCCGGTCTACGGTCCGCCATGAGAATTGCCCAG GGCGGTCACATCAAAATTCACCTACATTCAGACATACCAGTACAAGTCGATGGAGAACCGTGGGTGCAGAGCCCCGGGGATGTAGTGGTATTGAAGTCCGCTCTAAAG
- the LOC129719021 gene encoding diacylglycerol kinase theta isoform X2, with product MAGGEHSFGRKTFHKPTYCHHCSDLLWGLIGQGYICEVCNFIVHEKCVTNVITPCLGVAPYLIRNPVAHCWSEPSHHKRKFCSVCRKRLDETTAVHCLICEYFAHVECQDFAIPDCKENATYVPGKELGHVKHQHHWREGNLPQSSKCALCKKACWSYECLTGYRCEWCGTTTHGGCRNNIPSECTFGTLQPIYLPPHAVSIPRTEVPMEAIIGVQNKNKGTPGMQRDYSCPELWTLGHPDYEDQTESNSIGYKLPVFTFFDDDCDGSEFSSRQRFPSENDLLFLDADYGSSFEGKQQLRPLPSRNLIHPAMRRAKLAPKDTVMRSKSFQGQSIPKRLKILPKPRLFLRVKDRPKKRSPLCSNDSIRSFANPSPRPSISKISSNVTSASTSATASAMTIQTDDTGAGGCDEDGGTDCCWHAATNGQQDGLLVPAAEKLGHHALAVPQRNGGERRVFSYDDVSSFVFIDDDVGDPVMDYRNEVGAPLAAESTELAAFAIARGVVVASEDDDSSGAVRAPVDASSSSSGGGVGSKSGARLDDCKMVPEASAGDDKENRRGHLLGRIYRRMRKCSMGWSKTGCRVRRARSISEEISDNARCDDLPKAESSSGTHSKPDSAHKGDKDKDKKDKEKEERDEETIKVFDGNCSYRRRIFRAITVPRTCSLDQLLTTALRAFHIARDSNLFFLTDLYGEEVRLQDPTPVLDLHRVEGKRPAIYLRFRDRENDHGFVRVYPGKLQVENAYVNIPVDNDTTVKDLIGESLKKFGLQGHQIEDYRCSEILLDRGVTERVLSWNERPWEIMKQLGKDSIRQMEMMRFYLQLKQDPHGPNLALFVGNLPPGLSQRNYEHILTEFLGFENKFSSIGPIYYEYGSLVITYENASKAVRAFQALRESKYEEKHLLVLLLPNIEHSMVPSGVQPLLVFVNVKSGGCQGLELISSFRKLLNPYQVFDLDNGGPLPGLYVFRHIQDYKILVCGGDGTIGWVLQCLDNVGQDSQCSSPPCAIVPLGTGNDLARVLRWGAGYTGGEDPLNLLRDVIDAEEIRLDRWTVVFHPEDKPEDAAPKPQANSAVVGATQSEDNSQIFVMNNYFGIGIDADLCLDFHNAREENPNKFKSRLHNKGVYVTMGLRKMVGRKMVKELHKELRLEVDGKVVDLPPVEGIIILNILSWGSGANPWGPEKEDQFSKPNHWDGMLEVVGVTGVVHLGQIQSGLRSAMRIAQGGHIKIHLHSDIPVQVDGEPWVQSPGDVVVLKSALKATMLKKMKGKMKRRNTEPTMQVMGPSGIHMTLAAPQEPDEVDSNNTDF from the exons TTTGCAACTTCATAGTTCACGAAAAATGCGTGACAAATGTGATAACACCATGCCTAGGTGTCGCGCCGTATCTGATCCGAAATCCTGTCGCACACTGCTGGTCCGAGCCATCGCATCATAAACGAAAGTTCTGCTCGGTCTGCCGCAAACGTCTGGATGAAACCACCGCTGTACATTGTTTGA TTTGTGAGTATTTTGCGCACGTTGAGTGTCAGGACTTTGCGATTCCCGATTGCAAGGAAAATGCTACCTATGTGCCGGGGAAAGAACTGGGTCACGTCAAACACCAGCACCATTGGCGTGAGGGCAACCTGCCACAATCATCGAAATGTGCGCTGTGCAAAAAAGCGTGCTGGTCCTACGAATGCCTTACAG GTTATCGTTGCGAATGGTGCGGAACAACGACGCACGGTGGCTGCCGGAACAACATCCCATCGGAGTGTACCTTCGGTACGCTACAGCCAATCTACTTGCCACCGCATGCCGTCTCCATACCGCGAACTGAAGTGCCAATGGAAGCAATCATCGGAGTGCAGAACAAGAACAAGGGAACGCCCGGAATGCAGAGGGATTACTCATGTC CGGAATTGTGGACCCTTGGCCACCCGGACTATGAGGATCAGACGGAGAGTAACTCGATCGGGTACAAATTGCCAGTATTCACCTTTTTCGACGACGATTGTGATGGCAGTGAGTTCAGCAGTCGGCAACGTTTTCCGAGTGAAAACGATTTGCTATTTCTGGATGCGGACTATGGCTCTTCGTTCGAGGGAAAGCAACAGCTTAGACCTCTGCCCAGTAGAAACCTAATCCATCCGGCCATGCGGAGAGCGAAGCTAGCACCAAAAGACACGGTCATGCGAAGCAAGTCCTTTCAGGGTCAAAGCATTCCAAAACGTTTGAAAATATTACCTAAACCAAGACTGTTCCTTCGCGTCAAGGATCGACCGAAGAAGCGTTCCCCACTATGCAGCAACGATTCGATTCGGTCTTTCGCTAACCCATCCCCGAGGCCGTCGATATCGAAAATTAGTTCAAATGTGACGTCAGCGTCGACATCGGCCACGGCTTCCGCTATGACGATTCAAACGGACGATACCGGAGCTGGTGGGTGTGACGAAGATGGTGGAACTGACTGCTGTTGGCATGCTGCCACTAATGGCCAGCAGGATGGGCTGCTAGTACCAGCAGCAGAAAAGCTAGGTCACCATGCACTTGCGGTTCCGCAGCGAAACGGAGGAGAACGGAGAGTATTTTCCTACGATGACGTCAGCAGTTTTGTATTCATCGACGACGATGTCGGGGATCCTGTGATGGATTACCGGAACGAGGTGGGTGCACCGTTGGCTGCTGAATCAACCGAGTTGGCTGCATTTGCAATTGCTAGGGGTGTAGTTGTTGCAAGTGAGGATGATGACAGTAGCGGTGCAGTGCGAGCACCCGTTGATGCTAGCAGTAGTAGTAGTGGTGGTGGTGTCGGTAGCAAATCAGGTGCTAGATTAGATGACTGCAAGATGGTACCGGAAGCATCGGCAGGGGATGATAAGGAAAACCGACGAGGTCATTTGCTTGGCAGAATTTATCGTCGGATGCGAAAGTGTTCAATGGGATGGAGCAAAACGGGCTGTAGAGTGCGTAGAG CTCGCAGCATCTCAGAGGAAATAAGTGATAACGCACGCTGCGACGACCTACCGAAAGCGGAGAGCAGTTCTGGCACTCACTCGAAACCCGATTCTGCGCACAAAGGCGACAAAGATAAAGATAAGAAAGATAAGGAAAAAGAGGAACGTGATGAAG AAACAATCAAAGTCTTCGACGGCAACTGTTCATATCGACGAAGAATATTCAGAGCCATCACCGTACCTAGAACATGCTCGCTAGACCAATTACTGACAACCGCCTTGAGGGCCTTTCATATAGCCAGGGACTCGAAT CTCTTTTTTCTTACTGATTTGTACGGTGAAGAAGTAAGATTACAGGATCCGACACCGGTACTTGATCTGCACCGGGTGGAGGGTAAACGACCCGCAATCTATCTGCGATTTCG TGACCGCGAAAACGATCATGGCTTCGTGCGGGTTTACCCCGGAAAGCTGCAGGTGGAGAACGCGTACGTCAATATCCCGGTGGACAACGACACAACAGTGAAGGATCTGATCGGTGAATCGTTGAAGAAGTTCGGTCTCCAGGGGCACCAGATCGAGGACTACCGCTGTTCGGAGATCCTGCTAGACCGAGGTGTTACGGAGCGGGTACTGTCGTGGAACGAGCGTCCATGGGAGATCATGAAGCAGCTTGGGAAGGATTCGATTCGTCAGATGGAGATGATGCGGTTCTATCTGCAACTGAAGCAGGACCCGCATGGGCCGAATCTAGCGCTGTTTGTAGGCAATCTACCTCCGGGCTTGTCGCAGCGGAACTATGAACACATATTGACTGAATTCTTAGGTTTCGAGAACAAGTTTAGTAGTATCGGTCCGATCTACTACGAGTATGGATCGCTAGTGATAACCTACGAAAACGCATCCAAAGCT GTTCGTGCATTCCAAGCCTTGAGGGAATCGAAGTATGAGGAAAAACATCTGCTGGTACTGCTGTTACCGAACATCGAACATAGCATGGTTCCCAGTGGAGTTCAACCGCTGCTAGTGTTCGTCAACGTTAAGTCAGGTGGATGTCAAGGGCTAGAGCTTATTAGTAGTTTTCGTAAATTATTAAATCCATATCAAGTATTTGATTTGGATAATGGTGGACCACTGCCTGG ACTATATGTATTCAGACACATTCAGGATTATAAAATTTTAGTTTGTGGAGGCGACGGTACAATTGGCTGGGTGTTGCAGTGCTTGGACAACGTTGGCCAAGACTCACAATGTTCTAGTCCACCATGCGCTATTGTCCCACTTGGAACTG GAAACGATCTGGCGCGCGTACTTCGGTGGGGAGCAGGCTACACTGGCGGGGAAGATCCGCTGAATCTACTGCGAGACGTGATTGACGCCGAGGAAATTCGATTGGACCGGTGGACTGTGGTGTTTCATCCCGAGGACAAACCGGAGGATGCCGCTCCGAAACCACAGGCAAACTCAGCGG TTGTTGGCGCTACTCAGAGTGAAGATAACTCGCAGATATTCGTGATGAACAACTACTTCGGTATCGGTATCGACGCTGATCTGTGCCTGGACTTTCACAATGCCCGCGAGGAAAACCCGAACAAGTTCAAGTCGCGTCTGCACAACAAGGGCGTATACGTTACGATGGGTCTGCGCAAAATGGTTGGCCGCAAGATGGTCAAGGAGCTACACAAGGAGCTGCGGCTGGAGGTTGACGGCAAAGTGGTAGATTTGCCACCAGTCGAAGGGattattattttaaacattttaag CTGGGGCTCTGGAGCTAATCCGTGGGGACCTGAGAAGGAGGATCAGTTCAGCAAACCCAATCATTGGGATGGTATGCTGGAGGTCGTCGGTGTGACCGGAGTTGTTCATCTCGGTCAGATTCAGTCCGGTCTACGGTCCGCCATGAGAATTGCCCAG GGCGGTCACATCAAAATTCACCTACATTCAGACATACCAGTACAAGTCGATGGAGAACCGTGGGTGCAGAGCCCCGGGGATGTAGTGGTATTGAAGTCCGCTCTAAAG